The window AAAATAATGCATACACATAAAAAAGCCCCTtgttgcaaaaataaacaaaagggcTAAATAATACCTGCTCACCTAAAATACCATCCCATATCATCTTGTACACAAATGTGTTGAGGAATGAGGAGATGGTAACAAGCTCTtctattttaaaagaaatctgtTCCTCATACACCTCTATGTCGTCCAGAATCCTgtaatatatatatcacaaaaaaaaagaaaacatgcaaattcactgtaatttgtaatatattacttcaatttttaaaacaattctTTACTCACACTGTTAGCCTGATAAATTAATTTGTAGTGAAATGgataaataaacatgcatgcatacacatatacattttttttttttaatacaatacaaacaaatgcaaaatagaAGCATCGTCACCAGTGGACTATTCAACACTTACGTGATGAGATGTCTGGAGCAGTCACAGAATAGCATCAGCATGGCCagaagctgtttggactcttctgTGTCATTGTTAAGACACTCCATGAAGAGTCTGAGTCCCCCCTGAGGGCCAAGCTCACAGATAAATGCCCACAGCTTAGGCAGCAGCTCATCCAGATATGTCAGTCCTGGAGGCGGAGTTTAATTTGAAACCATAAAATCAAGATTAACAAGAAtagtaaacaaatatattatgACATCCAATATTTAAAGGACCAAGATTTTCTGTAGTTGTTTCACTGAAAAGCTAACCTACAAACAACAAATATTCCGGAAAAACAATTTATACAAGTATAAACATTTTGTCCAGGTTCAGGATAAAACATTACTGAAGTGTTTGCTTGTGTGAATGTGGTTTAGACTTCATAAGTGGTTTCTTTAAAAAGCATGTACCTGTGAGAATCTGCAGGCGGATCTGTGTGAGCGTGGTGAGGGCCGTCTGATACAGCACACAAATACTGCACACCTTCTGAACCTCAGTCGAGTCCACACGCTTCCCTCCGACAGGTTTCAGGATGTTCCGCACAGATGCGGACTTCTGGAACGCCCGCTTGAACAGATCTAAACGTGATGAGAGGTTTACATTGAAAACAGGATGAATAGAGACCCGATGGCTTGAAAGACAGTACTGCGGTTTGCTTCGTATCCTTCGTATCGTAGCACTTAAAACAGACTCCGAGACAGCAGTGTGGCATTATTTACGCCAACCTTTTTGACTCCGATTTTTAAAGACAATATTTGAAGGCTCCTCAAGAGATTTCTAATACTACTGCTATTGTTTACAGAAACCAGGACAGACAATATATtacaatgtatatatttgtaaataatttccATAACCACAATTTTTTACAttggtttacattttttatcaccAATGTATATGACTACTCTAGTTTGTGATTACAGGGTTTTTGAtttgtatatactttttttttagacaGTTTGTGTGCAAACATCTAGCAATTGTTCTATAAGTCctgtaaaaatagaaatgtttaggAACTTTATAGTATAAGATGGGTGTTTCTCACTTTTGACAGGCAGATTATTCTGTAATGAGCTTGGTTGAGGAGGGGAAGGTTGAGTGGGATCTTGAGTTTCGAGCTTTTTGCTGAGAACATCACAAAAAAGAGTGCAGATGACTGGAACTCCCCACAGACACTGTAACTGCTTTGTTACCAACGGCATAGACTCATTAAGCCTGAAAAGATCGCAAAGAAAGACACAAACAAGAGAGTGAAAGAAAAAGAATGCTCAACAGGAAACAACAGAGAAAGTATAATCAACTGCTGTATTCTGTCGATATAACACTGACATACCCATAGTCAACAGTCTGGGAGAACCAGCCCAACACTGGGTGCCAATGCGTGAGATTGGATTTCTTCTGAAACACATATCGCTGGCAGTATGACAACATATCTGTCAGATCCTTTACAAAGTGACCTGCTTCCTGCTCTAGAACTTTTACATTAAAGTATCCCAGCTGAATGAGGTTACCTGGAGACAAAACATAGAGAGACAATGAGATAAAATGATCTAGGAATTATAAACGAACTATGAAAATGGTCCAGCAGTGCAGTTAACATCTGTTCACCAGTCCACCATCACTGTTCTGCAAATCAAATACACACTCCAAGAAGTGTCTGCATACAGCGCACATGCTTACCCAGTAAGCACAGAGTGTGGCTTCCCTCCAGACAAACACAGATATCCAAACATTGCTCCTCTCGACTTAAAAACAAGACAAACTTGCGGAAAAGTTCATGGGTCTGGATGGTGACCACACACTGCAAAAGATCACAAATTCAGACAGGTGAAAtcatattttcacaatatttgttttgaatttgtAAGACACGTGTGCAAAATAGGGGGTTATTATCCTTTCCAACTGTGTTTGTTTCTTACATCTGGAGTGAGCGTGTTGAGGTGCGAGATGAATGCTGGAACAGACATGATGTGGAGAAGGAAAGACCTCAGCAGGTTGTCTGAGAAATGTGCAGCGATAACAGGCCTGAAACACACCAGGATCAAGAACACATCACACTATCGGTCACTTGACAGAAACAGAGCTCCTGATGTAATCAGACTGTGTGATGTCTCAAAGAACAAAGCCAGTTCTCATGGCAACCGACCTGAGTGACAGCGTAAAAATGGCCGTGAGTGTTCCTTTGGAAAGGGAAGGTCTGGATCTTGCCAATCCATTTGTAAGTAGAATCTGCAAACAGCAAAGATGCttattatgtaaaacatttcaagctcAAACTTGAAGTTCAGGTTAGGTTTGTTCAAACTAGAGCATTCAATCAGTTAAAAATTAGAATCAAATAACATGATTTACTAAatagttgtttaaaataattgcaaATGTATCTCTTCGGATTCATCTGGGAGCTTTTCACATCAAacaataaacactttttaaaaatgttcttgaAAGAAGTCACAGCATTAGCCAGATACTAAGATTCATTCAAATTATATACTACCAGCCTGTGAcgagattctgattggctgtttgggTGAGAAGTACCTGAAGAACAGAGTAGAAGCCCTTCTGATTGAGATGTCCCATGATGTTCTCACAAATTCTGTTTAAAGCAGGCTTGAGGGCCTCTCcttaagaaaaaaagaggaaaattcTAGTAGGGTTCTATGTATTTTAGCCTGCAAATCATCTCAACAGCTCTGAATAGATGTGACACAAACCCTTCCCTCGGATGATTTTCCATGTCGATGTGTCAGTGAAGGTTATCAGCATTGTCAGGTACAGCGTCACCAATTTATTCTCTTGCAGTATGTCAGGCTGCAGAGAGAAACGGAAAGCAGGAAATAAACATTCTTCCAGAATGACTAAATCACCGAATGAACAAATTACTGAAAGACTCAGAACTAAAAGAATACACCAGTATGGCACAAAGTAATTCAAAAGATATTCAACAAACAGATCAGATGTGTATTAACCAACACTAAACACCTTCAGTTTCTTCAGAAATTCACAAGAGACCCAGAGCACATCTTTGATCTGTTTCAGCCAGGGGATGGTGAGATCTTTTGAAAGGGCCAGGGATACATACCATACCTAGAAAAATAATAGCTTGTCACAACAATGCATTCTTGCAGAACTATTAGAACATCAGATAAAGTATGTTTTAGTCATTGCTTGGTTAAAAACTTACTTTAGGTTCATTTTCGACATCCATGCTACTTAGTATGATTCGACACAGCTTCTCAAACCTctatgtaagagagagagagaaaaaaaaacaatgccatcaataataataatacacaacatCCACAAAAAGTGTAAATGTTCACCTTATTAACAAATCCTataaaaatcttaatattttatgTGATGCTCACCAACTTAtcatccttgctaaatataaataacaatttCCTAGTGATTTTGAAGATGGATAATGCATTTCTTTTCGCTGAACCTGCATCGCTGACTGTAAAGAAGTCATCAACCTCTTTCCTGAAACGGAAAATCAAAAAGTGATAAATCTGTGTCAGAAATACCCACTACGCTAAATACAGCACATagctatattataaaaaaatgtaaatatgaaaatacaaatttaatttaaaatgttaataaaactataatagtatattaaatAATCTGTCTAAATTAACACTGGCTCAAACAAATAGCTCGTTTTTGAAAACAGtgtttaggggtgctccgatcgttaatgcgcatctcgtcagtaaagccggttctctaatcagccgttaattccatcaggtgcatgatttcacatagagcagctgttactacagagagccgttgttaactgagaagatgcgccaaaaaacgctgaaaatgaagtggatttgcgcatcttctctattaacaacggctctgtgtagtaacagctgctctatgtgaaatcacacacctgatggaattaacggctgattagagaaccggtgttctgtcgatttgtcctacgctgtcagattttcctacctcccaccaaaacagtgggtagtacagttccacaacgaaaattctactgtaaagttatggtttattaatgtctacacctaccacaaccctaatcatacccttacagtactgcaaatacagtaattatgtgttatattcgcggttgtagctaaaagggatacagttacaggaaaccaacaataaatattattttctaccaattagattgcgtttttattaaagtctacacctaccccagccctaaacctacccttacagtaatccagatacattaaatatcgttgtttagcataagacaaaggacgcgatattgatgtgcgcgtgcgcgtgcgcagtaaacccacgtaggaaaatctgacagggtaggataaaaggTCAGgacaccggctttactgacgagatgcgcattaacgatcggccgatcgtgattggagcacccccaataatgttaacattaaataaaatttgtGCAAATTACAGCAAGTATTTTAATTTTCCTGTGTTGTTTCATTcctaatttttacttttttttttttttatctctggcCAACAGAGTTAGCAAAGACCTATGATAATCTAGAATGGTTTGACTATCGTAGAGAATGGCTCATTTTAGTCCAAACCTGATTTCTCTTTGCAGCCTGCAACGGCAGAGGAATCTTCTGACTAGAGCCTGGATTTGTGTGGcagctctctctttctccttataACCTTTCCTTTCCTCCCGTGCGACCCTGGCTTTATCCAGGAACTGGGATTTGGATATTTGGGTAGCAGTGAACATGTTTCACTCCAAACTGTGGGTTAAACGTTAGAAAAAGTGACAAAAATTGACATCACACCTGAGAGCAAACACAAAGACAGATGCAATGCATGCAAGTACAAAAAACTAGGTTCAAAATGATTTTCAAACCATATTAAATAAAGTAAGAAAATGAATGCATCTCATTTACAATCTCAAATCTATctaccataaacacacacacaaattacctTTTTCTAATGTAGTGATTGCTAATACTTCTGCTTCCACAGGTCACATGAATAATATCACATATTCACACTTGTTGTTCTGGAGGTCCATTGGACTATACAGACAGAAGAGTAATGTTCTGTTATTTATGTTAGAAAATGAATAGCTCTTCTATAAGACAGCACAAATTATCCATTGATTTAGGCACATAAGTCAAGTTTTAGTATTTAAGTTACTAaagaaattttataaataaaaggaatattatactttacacagtttttgacagttttagacACATCAACAGATCACAAAGCATAAAGTGAAGACGATAAGTATCTGAAAGCATTATCAGACCAAAACAGAGCAGTCTTTATCATTTACTCAAAATAAAGAGGTGACACTTCGATTACACGACAGGATGAGCACTCTAAACATCTGGTGTACATTTGTAGAAAACTTAAACTACAATAAAAAACTGTGAATTGTGAATTCATTGTACCTGCAGAGACAATAACATTCACACTCGCTAACGTTACTCTGCTAGCAAACACTAACACAGTCGAAGCATTCAGCGAGCTGGTAACGCTTGAGAATGTTGTCACTTGAAAACTGTGTTTCAAATGAAAAGTAAAGAAAGTCTTTAGGGTATACACAAAGATTTCGTTTACCAGAGCGTTTGAGAATAAATGGAAAACTGATGTAAACAAAAGAGCGACCAAGACACCGCAGCTCTAATCCATTAACGGTGTAACCTCCTAATCCTTCCGGAGCAACATTTTTTGTTATGACAAACCGCATTCACACAAGAAATATGGCTCGTACTTTTTATTCATCGTAGTACATTGATATCGTTTCATTGTTGAAACGGTATTACACCTAGCTATTTTAAACTGGTTAATTTGAGATTTGGGACAGCATTAATATTTTGTACTACGTGGAACTATTTGTGATACAGCTTGTCATTTGTTGATGTTcaccaacaataataaaataaataaaaacaataaaaagtaattatttgttaataatttaaaaCGTGCATGTGACCTAATGTCAACACAAAATCAGAAACAAAGTTCGTTGTATGAATCCGTTTTGTTAAATATAGTACCCCCAGCACTcaaaaaaataagtatataatTACAATCACAGGAAgtgagaaaatgaaatgaaatgataggACATTAGACCATTAGACAGGTGGAGTCACTGGAATGAAAAGCGCGATCACGTATTTGACCCGAGAGCCTCTAAGCGCGCGACCTAAAGCCTCGTGCACGATTCCGGGTTGCGACCGGAAGTGATCTAATTCCATACCTGTTCCAAGAGGCCCGAAATAATCGGGGGATTTCTATGGTAAATAATGACATTTGTCTgttattttttctaatttatataCTTCTAACGGTGTATATTTTAAGTACGATTTATCGCGGGGTGTAGTTAGCTTTTTTTGTAAGTTCTTGTTTATTTCCTTAAAGCAATTGAGAAAACAAGATGGTGTGCTAGTTTAGCGCTTCAGCTCTTGTAACTTAGTTATACGTTTCTTATGagtaactattatttttttttcgtaTTTAGTTACgaatcatatatacatatataaatatatatataggaataaaATGAGCTAAATCTACTGGCTTTGTCAAAAACGTCATAGCAGGTTTTGATGTGACGTCATTAAAACAATCTCATTGTGCTGTATGAACGGGTTACTCATTGCATGAGCGATTAGTTAtcagtattttatgttttacaatcTAGCAATTTGTCAATGTGTTGCATTTAAGagaatttaaagctgcagtcggtaacttttgacgctctagcgtcTTCTCTCTGGTGAAGTAtgatcagtggtgtcaaaagtattggcattcattactcaagtagaagtatagatactagggtttaaaaagacttttgtataagttgaagtatcaactcaagctttttactcaagtaaaagtgtaaaagtactggtttaaaaaactacttaaagtataaaagtaaaagtaatgtaagggaaaaaatgccattaagaacaaaagcttgggccgtgccacaggggcctattgtgcactaccccacctcctaaaaaaaaacatttttctaaaggccataatgactataatgttatattaaaatgttcatgttgaaaaatttgggatgcactataGGCTACCtttttcagccgcatatatgcccattgaaaatgaacgcattttagtacaatgcaaatacattaaagtactagagatatgatgactagttgccagtaagtattgttatggtgcaaaaagtcaaacttcagaggcatgtcatcaataacctttaatggaatgtaaatgtacatccaagcttagctgcaggaatctgcgagggcaatggacaagaacagtggtgcaggcttagtaacaattactcttgtatcgttgtctatttacaataaacattatagtgctgtcaaaatgaatgatcaaTCCAAGTGAGTaatcaaaactaaaaataactcataatcctgataccttcttgattgatagcttcttgtattcggtacatacgtctgctatgtccagtgtggGAGGGGCAACGAGTTACAAAGtcggtatagcctacttatcacaacattgtcaatcgcgtcatcaatcgcaaaccataatttattaaaacgtctcgctaccgaactacctacagtagcttaatttgcggaggaagaagagaaagtactcatttggtaaatgagccagtgagaaataataacttttaagtaaggtccagtgccttttcgatacttttataatggtaccggtgcctaaaccaatactttaaaaaaaagaaccacaaaaaaaaactatggataacattacagaacattacaaatatttaaaataaatccataactttcaccttggatgctctcattttccAAGATGTGcctcccttaatctaaggctaaaaaatgtcatttacaatctgggtcattatttaatacaaaagcacacataatgtttctactgtatctctgtcactcactctgatatttagttaagatgagtgctgtctgtcactgtcttaaatcagttctgtgaattactgtatggtcattctttataaagtagctacaatgtcgtttttaaaatacagtactgtgcaaaagtcttatggaaaagaaaaaaattgtattttcaccccaaaaaagggttttaagccagttatttatatcttttgctgcagtgtgtcagtaggaaatatcagtttgccattaattttaataataatctagtgcgattttgaatgcacaagcagtttgacaactgattttttctactgacacactacagcaaaatatataaatagccgaacaccattcttttaagtgaaaatactaacatgcctgacgtttgcacagtagtgtatgtataaagtacgtatgattaaattaagtatatttaattaagtgtaattaaagtatgtgttcgttgtgttaagggctagattgtcgctggaggaaacggctgtggtgtgatgagctgtgacaagcgaaaactttacattagatgagaaagcgactgcttcttcgtgaccttttgtaaaccgtatttatgacaaaaaactgcacagatacggacattctaacaatctatcgataaacacacaccttgtgtcctctgtctctgtttgagctcactctgctccgccgcggtctgcggattgaagagcgcgctgaaagacggtgaggagaccggtctgacgccggtttcatatgaaatttaagcgaactgactctgaggcgatcggataccggttccatacccaaccctacttttaagaaatatattttttgataaacaaacccaaaactggctatgtccttgctggagtgtgatgtgatctgtgtcatgtgcaggtgcgatggatcgcctacaaaccaatagggtgtcggaatggtatatgtttatacttctcatccaaccacaatccaattcactccatccggatggcgcgatttatctggataggtttttttttttttttttttaatgatgacaagccAGAAGGAAAAcgagccgaaatgaaatagcagtaacgaagctatttttttttttaaatgtaaggagtagaaagtacagatatttgcgtgaaaatgtaaggagtagaagtaaaaagtcggctgaaaaataattactcgagtaaagtatagataccccaaatttctacttaagtacaataacgaagtatttgtacttcgttacttgacacctctgagtATGATGGACTTTACCAATCGATTAGtccacttaaagctgcggtaggtaacttttgacgctctagcggttaataaacagaactgcttgcgtcttgcggaagaacatcgtagccggaactacttcaatcgtttatgtctatgaagaatcacaaaggtactgggttactccgccgcggtatccccgaagcaatctaaaatagtacgaatataaacacttatgtgcaccctagtgattcaggacaagctaaaaatacGGTTTGGAAAactgattcatggtgtactcgcttattatatacatttttctacattttgaacacaaacaaagttacggactgcagctctgattggttgtttcttaacgggagcggatgaatttctgcaaatggcaataggagcactgggaggagccagaggagcttgattttttttcacagattatctgtctcatattctactgtcaggacataatgacaggtttaacaaatatgtaaaaaatatatttttacaaaagttacctactgcagctttaagagacTTAAACTCCTTTTTCAACTCAagtgcatatttttttaaatctttgatgtttagaacaaacttttatttattatctgAAGGAAATGTACCATTTACCCTCTCTGTGTTCATAATACTGAAAATTATAGAgtgatgtgtgtgtatttgcaaaAAAAGTTGCATATACTGTTAATCCTCTGAGAGAAACTAAACATATGATGTATTTTGAGTGTCCTGTGATTTCAAACCATTTATGTCACCATGTGTGATTTTCAGGAAGAGATGTCAGGAGAAAGTGTGGTGAGCTCGGCTGTGCCGGCAGCTACAACACGGACCACCTCCTTCAAGGGGTCCAGTCCCAGTTCCAAATATGTGAAGCTGAATGTTGGGGGAGCACTGTACTACACCACCATGCAGACCCTGACCAAGCAGGATACAATGCTGAAGGCCATGTTCAGTGGCCGTATGGAGGTCCTTACAGATAGTGAAGGTAGATGTACTGTAATAGCTACTGAAGAAGCATTCATGTAATAATATGAACCATATGAATACAAATGTGTGCTTCTGCAGTGCCCAAGTCAGACTTTTCACCTATGATCTTTCTCCAGGCTGGATTCTGATTGACAGGTGTGGGAAGCACTTTGGGACCATTCTGAACTACCTGAGAGACGGAGTCGTCCCGTTACCTGAGAGCCGGAGGGAGACTGAGGAGTTACTGGCCGAGGCAAAGTATTACCTGGTGCAGGGCCTGGTGGATGAGTGTCAGGCTGCATTACAGGTAGAGTACATTCaaacggatagttcacccaaaaatgaaaattctgtcatcatttagttcTCGTTCCTAACCCATTTTTGTtcatctttaaaatgaaaatgattttatgaaacctgagagatttatATTGCTCCATTTATTAGGAGTCTATTAATCAAATGACTATTTCAAGTATCAATGCAGTAACAATTGaaaaaattaaagtgttttttttttattgttgtgaatgTCCCAACTGGGGTACAGGATTTACAATTTTCAGAGAATTCAGTTATAAATGTTTGTGTTGTATTTTGGTTGCATTTGTGagttaatgaaaatgtaaatggttGTGTAAAATAGGCTTAAAGGttaagttcacccaataatcaaaattttgtcattaataactcaccctcttgtcgttccaaacccgttgagacctccgttcatcttcgggacacagtttaagatatttaagatttagtccgagagctctcagtccctccattcaAACTGTGCGCACGGTATactttccatgtccagaaaggtaagaaaaacatcatcaaagtagtccatttgacatcatagagtcagttagaattttttgaagcatcgaaaatacattttggtcgaaaaataacaaaaactgactttattcagcattgtcttctcttccaggtctgttgtgagat of the Carassius gibelio isolate Cgi1373 ecotype wild population from Czech Republic chromosome A5, carGib1.2-hapl.c, whole genome shotgun sequence genome contains:
- the LOC128013178 gene encoding ubiquitin-protein ligase E3B-like, producing MFTATQISKSQFLDKARVAREERKGYKEKERAATQIQALVRRFLCRCRLQREIRKEVDDFFTVSDAGSAKRNALSIFKITRKLLFIFSKDDKLRFEKLCRIILSSMDVENEPKVWYVSLALSKDLTIPWLKQIKDVLWVSCEFLKKLKPDILQENKLVTLYLTMLITFTDTSTWKIIRGKGEALKPALNRICENIMGHLNQKGFYSVLQILLTNGLARSRPSLSKGTLTAIFTLSLRPVIAAHFSDNLLRSFLLHIMSVPAFISHLNTLTPDCVVTIQTHELFRKFVLFLSREEQCLDICVCLEGSHTLCLLGNLIQLGYFNVKVLEQEAGHFVKDLTDMLSYCQRYVFQKKSNLTHWHPVLGWFSQTVDYGLNESMPLVTKQLQCLWGVPVICTLFCDVLSKKLETQDPTQPSPPQPSSLQNNLPVKNLFKRAFQKSASVRNILKPVGGKRVDSTEVQKVCSICVLYQTALTTLTQIRLQILTGLTYLDELLPKLWAFICELGPQGGLRLFMECLNNDTEESKQLLAMLMLFCDCSRHLITILDDIEVYEEQISFKIEELVTISSFLNTFVYKMIWDGILENAKGEKLDLFHSVHGWLMVLYERDCRRRFTPEDHWLRKDLKPSLLFQELEKGKKRAQLLLQYIPHVIPHKNRVLLFRNIVTKEKETLGLVETTSASPHVTHITIRRSRMLEDGYDQLRRLPVNSIKGVIRVKFVNDLGMDEAGIDQDGVFKEFLEEIIKKVFNPALNLFKTTSGNERLYPSPTSSIHENHLQLFEFVGKMLGKAMYEGIVVDVPFASFFLSQVLGHHHSTFYSSIDELPSLDSEFYKNLTSIKRYDGDVSDLGLTLSYDEDVMGQLVCHELIPGGKTMPVTNENKISYIHLMAHFRMHTQIKEQTAAFIRGFRSIINPEWLHMFSTPEVQRLVSGDNAEIDLDDLKKHTVYYGGFHSSHRVILWLWDILSSDFSPEERAMFLKFVTSCSRPPLLGFAYLKPPFSIRCVEVSDDQDTGDTLGSVLRGFFTIRKKEPGGRLPTSSTCFNLLKLPNYSKKSILRDKLRYAISMNTGFELS